A window of Aquipuribacter sp. SD81 contains these coding sequences:
- a CDS encoding alpha/beta hydrolase gives MSAATADVVALPGRGVRLAVRRTVPAGRPWALAVLVHGLASNARMWDACAEALAARGVASVAVDQREHGASAALPDAVGVDTAVAAADVAALLRALGDEPDLAGLPVVLAGQSWGGNVVLQCAADGARPAALALVDGGWLRFPEDEPFERLWQRLAPPSWGTTTWDELVERIRPSVQAWGPHALPAVLGNLTTDPPGDPAGHVRNILPLAAHERILRSMHAQDPRRLYPRIGVPVLLAPAGGPASALVEEAVGGLARPLLRPYPDAHHDLHLQHPDRLASDLVDVLTAAGHSPTPTSQEGPA, from the coding sequence GTGAGCGCCGCGACGGCCGACGTCGTCGCCCTGCCGGGGCGCGGGGTGCGGCTCGCGGTCCGCCGGACGGTCCCGGCGGGACGGCCGTGGGCGCTCGCGGTGCTCGTGCACGGCCTCGCGTCCAACGCGCGGATGTGGGACGCGTGCGCCGAGGCCCTCGCCGCCCGAGGGGTCGCCTCGGTCGCGGTGGACCAGCGCGAGCACGGTGCGAGCGCGGCGCTGCCCGACGCCGTCGGCGTGGACACCGCCGTGGCGGCCGCCGACGTCGCCGCCCTGCTCCGCGCCCTCGGCGACGAGCCGGACCTCGCCGGGCTGCCGGTCGTCCTCGCCGGCCAGTCGTGGGGTGGCAACGTCGTGCTGCAGTGCGCCGCCGACGGCGCCCGCCCCGCGGCACTCGCGCTCGTCGACGGCGGGTGGCTCCGCTTCCCCGAGGACGAGCCGTTCGAGCGGCTGTGGCAGCGGCTCGCGCCGCCGTCGTGGGGCACGACGACCTGGGATGAGCTCGTCGAGCGCATCCGCCCGTCCGTGCAGGCGTGGGGCCCCCACGCGCTGCCCGCGGTCCTCGGCAACCTCACGACCGACCCGCCGGGCGACCCGGCCGGCCACGTCCGCAACATCCTCCCCCTCGCGGCGCACGAGCGGATCCTCCGCTCGATGCACGCGCAGGACCCGCGCCGGCTCTACCCCCGCATCGGGGTGCCCGTGCTCCTGGCCCCGGCCGGCGGCCCCGCGTCCGCCCTCGTCGAGGAGGCCGTCGGGGGCCTCGCGCGGCCGCTGCTGCGGCCCTACCCGGACGCGCACCACGACCTGCACCTGCAGCACCCCGACCGCCTCGCGTCCGACCTCGTCGACGTGCTGACCGCCGCGGGACACTCGCCCACCCCGACGTCCCAGGAGGGACCCGCGTGA
- a CDS encoding Gfo/Idh/MocA family protein, with protein MRADGSVGVGLLGAGTISRSALAPATHAAEGAHLQAVAARDESRAAALGPVGRAYGGHGSGAAAYAALLADPDVDLVYVGLNNDAHLPWTLAALEAGKHVLCEKPLGLDAGEARRMHEAAASSGRLLVEAWWYRWHPRTRRAVALLADGVLGPVRRVEADFSFDGGDRLAGNYRLERARGGGALLDVGCYSVDAVRWATGAGPLEVLDATGDVEHGVDVRARGTLRPAERPDGPEAVVRCGIVGRDEQLVTVTGDDGTLVLDRPAFTAKDDACRLSLRGPDGTVRVTEDFAPVDPYRLMVEAVAKAVRGDDVWLPTAADSVDVATTVDALLARVHGGAGADAPETR; from the coding sequence ATGAGGGCGGACGGCTCCGTGGGCGTCGGCCTGCTCGGGGCGGGGACCATCTCCCGCAGCGCACTCGCACCGGCGACGCACGCCGCCGAGGGGGCCCACCTGCAAGCGGTCGCCGCCCGTGACGAGTCCCGCGCCGCCGCGCTCGGGCCCGTCGGCCGGGCCTACGGCGGCCACGGCTCGGGCGCGGCCGCCTACGCCGCGCTGCTCGCCGACCCCGACGTCGACCTCGTCTACGTGGGGCTCAACAACGACGCCCACCTCCCATGGACCCTCGCCGCGCTGGAGGCCGGCAAGCACGTGCTGTGCGAGAAGCCGCTCGGGCTCGACGCCGGTGAGGCCCGCCGCATGCACGAGGCGGCGGCCTCCTCCGGGCGGCTGCTCGTCGAGGCGTGGTGGTACCGCTGGCACCCGCGTACCCGCCGTGCCGTCGCGCTCCTCGCCGACGGGGTGCTCGGGCCGGTGCGCCGGGTCGAGGCCGACTTCAGCTTCGACGGCGGGGACCGGCTCGCGGGCAACTACCGGCTGGAGCGGGCGCGCGGCGGCGGGGCGCTGCTGGACGTCGGGTGCTATTCCGTCGACGCGGTCCGGTGGGCCACGGGCGCCGGGCCGCTGGAGGTCCTCGACGCGACGGGTGACGTCGAGCACGGGGTGGACGTGCGCGCCCGCGGCACCCTGCGGCCGGCCGAGCGTCCCGACGGTCCCGAGGCCGTCGTCCGCTGCGGCATCGTCGGGCGGGACGAGCAGCTCGTCACCGTCACCGGTGACGACGGCACGCTCGTGCTCGACCGACCCGCCTTCACAGCGAAGGACGACGCGTGCAGGCTGAGCCTGCGCGGACCGGACGGGACCGTGCGGGTCACGGAGGACTTCGCCCCCGTCGACCCGTACCGGCTCATGGTCGAGGCCGTCGCCAAGGCCGTGCGCGGGGACGACGTCTGGCTGCCGACCGCGGCCGACAGCGTCGACGTCGCCACCACGGTCGACGCGCTGCTCGCGCGCGTGCACGGCGGGGCCGGCGCCGACGCGCCGGAGACCCGGTGA
- a CDS encoding Gfo/Idh/MocA family protein yields MSRGPGVRLCLHWLVDLSDAHLADAVADLRLGLRGAGVEEAPGARDAHAVLVWRDTPPGPALVDRLARLGVPVVLAGPTLAADPDGAWTGHTGLVTGPVTPAHDVRVRAGRDAGGMAARLVDHRHGTGAHLGEHVHVHDRVLRVEQVDDDVAVLLTAAVGLAVHPVASRRGPVLAWLLGGTPTGVASPTARRLLLLALHELVAATGRPASAPRTPVRAALLGYGAIGHEHAAAFREVTGLGLELVCDRNPERLAAAREVSPGLRTTTDAAAAVEDPDVDLVVVSTPPDTHAEWALRAVRAGKHVVVEKPFAIRTEEADAVLAAADEAGVLAVVYQNRRWDPDYLAVARAVRSGRLGEVFHVEAFVGGFGHPCNLWHSDVDASGGAFYDWGAHVIDQLLDLFPAPVAHVSATTHKRRWFDVTNADHSRVLVHFADGAEAEFTHSDLAAALKPRWYVLGTAGALVGSWRVERVVSRNAVGTLEEDVLAPADSPPVLDLHDADGSVTRLATPSAPPHPFHRELADHLLLGLPMSVTGATSRRVLAVMEAASASAADGGRPVVPR; encoded by the coding sequence GTGAGCAGAGGCCCCGGCGTCAGGCTCTGCCTGCACTGGCTCGTCGACCTGTCCGACGCGCACCTGGCCGACGCGGTCGCGGACCTGCGGCTCGGCCTGCGCGGGGCCGGCGTGGAGGAGGCGCCCGGCGCGCGCGACGCGCACGCGGTCCTCGTGTGGCGCGACACCCCACCCGGGCCCGCCCTCGTGGACCGGCTCGCGAGGCTCGGCGTCCCGGTCGTCCTCGCCGGCCCGACGCTCGCCGCCGACCCCGACGGGGCCTGGACCGGGCACACCGGTCTCGTCACCGGGCCGGTCACCCCCGCCCACGACGTGCGGGTCCGCGCCGGCCGGGACGCGGGCGGCATGGCCGCGCGGCTCGTCGACCACCGGCACGGCACGGGCGCGCACCTCGGCGAGCACGTGCACGTCCACGACCGGGTGCTGCGGGTCGAGCAGGTCGACGACGACGTCGCGGTGCTGCTCACGGCCGCCGTCGGGCTCGCGGTGCACCCGGTCGCCTCGCGGCGCGGCCCCGTGCTCGCGTGGCTGCTCGGCGGCACCCCCACCGGGGTCGCCTCGCCGACGGCACGGCGGCTGCTGCTGCTCGCGCTGCACGAGCTCGTCGCGGCGACCGGGCGCCCGGCGAGCGCGCCGCGGACCCCCGTGCGCGCGGCGCTGCTCGGCTACGGCGCCATCGGCCACGAGCACGCCGCCGCGTTCCGCGAGGTGACGGGCCTCGGCCTGGAGCTCGTGTGCGACCGCAACCCCGAGCGCCTCGCCGCCGCCCGGGAGGTGTCGCCGGGACTGCGCACGACCACCGACGCGGCGGCCGCCGTCGAGGACCCGGACGTCGACCTCGTCGTCGTGTCGACCCCACCGGACACGCACGCGGAGTGGGCCCTGCGGGCGGTGCGCGCGGGCAAGCACGTCGTCGTGGAGAAGCCGTTCGCCATCCGCACCGAGGAGGCCGACGCCGTGCTCGCGGCCGCCGACGAGGCGGGTGTGCTCGCCGTCGTCTACCAGAACCGGCGCTGGGACCCCGACTACCTGGCCGTGGCGCGGGCGGTGCGCTCGGGTCGCCTCGGCGAGGTGTTCCACGTCGAGGCGTTCGTCGGCGGTTTCGGGCACCCGTGCAACCTGTGGCACTCCGACGTCGACGCCTCCGGCGGCGCCTTCTACGACTGGGGCGCCCACGTCATCGACCAGCTGCTCGACCTGTTCCCGGCTCCCGTCGCGCACGTGAGCGCGACGACGCACAAGCGCCGCTGGTTCGACGTCACCAACGCCGACCACTCCCGGGTGCTCGTGCACTTCGCCGACGGCGCCGAGGCGGAGTTCACGCACTCCGACCTCGCGGCCGCCCTCAAGCCGCGCTGGTACGTGCTCGGCACCGCGGGCGCGCTCGTCGGCAGCTGGCGGGTGGAGCGGGTCGTGTCCCGCAACGCCGTCGGGACGCTCGAGGAGGACGTGCTCGCCCCGGCGGACTCCCCGCCCGTGCTCGACCTGCACGACGCGGACGGGTCGGTGACCCGGCTCGCGACGCCGTCGGCGCCGCCCCACCCCTTCCACCGTGAGCTCGCCGACCACCTCCTGCTCGGGCTGCCGATGAGCGTCACCGGCGCGACGAGCCGCCGCGTGCTCGCGGTCATGGAGGCCGCGTCGGCCTCGGCCGCCGACGGTGGCCGACCGGTGGTGCCGCGATGA
- a CDS encoding dihydrolipoyl dehydrogenase family protein has translation MSDTYDLVVIGAGSGGETLASEAARAGLSVAVVEAGLVGGECPFLACVPSKALLLRASRARRAGLDRDGLRAAWRDAVAARDEAAEHRDDAEHAKGLAEAGVVLLRGRGRVVAPGEVEVTGEDGTQRVSWDRALVVGTGSSPVVPPVDGLDSVPTWTSDDALSSAELPERLLVLGGGAVGCELSQVYASFGVRVTLVETAPTLLPGEDGWVGEAVAAHLTRTGVDVRAGTTLERVEASDGGARAHLAPADDDGRDDGAEQTVDVDRVLVVTGRRPNGDDLGLDVLGVAVDDGAVRVDDACRAVDALDEAVDGVFAVGDVTGGPAYTHTANAHARVVLDRLHGGDARRHDDDAPRVVYTDPPVFSVGLGEAAAREAGHRTEAAGQDLDDTARWYLEDLGADDGQDGQDGPSTPGHVRLVVDRADGRLLGAAAVGPQADSWGAELALAVAARLDVRFLARHIRAFPTWSEALNDPTATLAERLAHDPS, from the coding sequence ATGAGCGACACCTACGACCTCGTCGTGATCGGGGCCGGGTCCGGCGGGGAGACGCTGGCGAGCGAGGCGGCCCGTGCGGGCCTGTCCGTCGCGGTCGTCGAGGCCGGCCTGGTGGGCGGTGAGTGCCCGTTCCTCGCGTGCGTGCCGAGCAAGGCGCTGCTGCTGCGGGCCTCGCGGGCGCGCCGGGCGGGCCTGGACCGCGACGGCCTGCGCGCCGCGTGGCGCGACGCGGTCGCCGCGCGCGACGAGGCCGCCGAGCACCGCGACGACGCCGAGCACGCCAAGGGCCTCGCCGAGGCCGGCGTCGTGCTGCTGCGCGGCCGCGGCCGCGTCGTCGCCCCCGGCGAGGTCGAGGTGACCGGCGAGGACGGGACGCAGCGGGTGTCGTGGGACCGCGCGCTCGTGGTCGGCACCGGCTCCTCCCCCGTCGTCCCGCCCGTCGACGGGCTCGACTCCGTCCCGACGTGGACCTCGGACGACGCGCTGTCGAGCGCGGAGCTGCCCGAGCGGCTGCTCGTGCTCGGCGGCGGCGCGGTCGGCTGCGAGCTCTCGCAGGTGTACGCGTCCTTCGGGGTGCGGGTGACCCTCGTGGAGACGGCCCCGACGCTGCTGCCCGGCGAGGACGGCTGGGTCGGCGAGGCCGTGGCGGCGCACCTGACCCGCACCGGCGTCGACGTCCGCGCGGGCACGACCCTGGAGCGGGTCGAAGCATCCGACGGCGGCGCGCGGGCGCACCTCGCTCCCGCCGACGACGACGGCCGCGACGACGGCGCCGAGCAGACCGTCGACGTCGACCGCGTCCTCGTCGTGACGGGCCGACGTCCCAACGGCGACGACCTGGGGCTCGACGTGCTCGGCGTGGCCGTCGACGACGGGGCGGTCCGGGTCGACGACGCCTGCCGTGCGGTCGACGCCTTGGACGAGGCCGTCGACGGGGTGTTCGCCGTCGGGGACGTGACGGGCGGGCCCGCCTACACGCACACCGCCAACGCCCACGCGCGCGTCGTCCTCGACCGCCTCCACGGCGGGGACGCCCGCCGCCACGACGACGACGCCCCCCGCGTCGTCTACACGGACCCGCCGGTGTTCTCCGTCGGTCTCGGCGAGGCCGCGGCCCGCGAGGCCGGGCACCGCACGGAGGCCGCGGGGCAGGACCTCGACGACACCGCGCGCTGGTACCTGGAGGACCTCGGTGCCGACGACGGGCAGGACGGGCAGGACGGGCCCTCGACCCCCGGGCACGTCCGGCTCGTCGTCGACCGCGCCGACGGCCGCCTCCTCGGCGCCGCGGCGGTCGGCCCGCAGGCGGACTCGTGGGGCGCCGAGCTCGCGCTCGCGGTGGCCGCCCGGCTCGACGTCCGCTTCCTCGCGCGGCACATCCGGGCCTTCCCGACCTGGTCGGAGGCGCTCAACGACCCGACGGCGACGCTCGCCGAGCGGCTCGCCCACGACCCGTCGTAG
- a CDS encoding DUF3592 domain-containing protein, translating to MATLWQPPTLALAIVLSAATAIGVVVTIVSFSLADDLRNTGTTATATATSDTRSGGRASLSRVDVRFTTQDGEVVDTTLEEPSENLQLGDEIEVVYDPEDPWEATALGDEARTAWIVALVTAVFAIGSVWEWARWANRRWADTSLRGVGRQAPQAMSAAEIAAKKKRALRRRRKKRNRRGR from the coding sequence ATGGCAACGCTATGGCAGCCGCCGACTCTGGCGCTGGCGATCGTGCTCAGTGCGGCCACCGCGATCGGTGTCGTGGTCACGATCGTCTCGTTCAGCCTCGCCGACGACCTCAGGAACACGGGCACAACCGCCACGGCGACTGCCACCTCCGACACGCGCAGTGGTGGGAGGGCGAGCCTGTCTCGCGTTGACGTGCGCTTCACGACGCAGGACGGTGAAGTCGTCGACACGACGCTGGAGGAGCCGAGCGAGAACCTGCAGCTGGGCGACGAGATCGAGGTCGTGTACGACCCTGAGGATCCATGGGAGGCAACCGCTCTGGGTGACGAGGCCCGCACCGCCTGGATCGTCGCTCTCGTCACGGCAGTCTTCGCAATCGGCTCGGTCTGGGAGTGGGCACGCTGGGCCAACCGACGCTGGGCGGACACGAGCCTTCGAGGAGTAGGGCGGCAAGCCCCCCAGGCGATGTCGGCGGCCGAGATAGCCGCGAAGAAGAAGCGAGCGCTCCGGCGCAGGCGCAAGAAGCGCAACCGGCGCGGCCGTTGA
- a CDS encoding alpha/beta fold hydrolase has protein sequence MHGLGAGWRSWAPILEDLAEHREVIAVDLPGFGATPPLTGEVSIATLADSVADFIREQGLDGVATVGQSMGGRLVLELARRGVGGDTVALDPGGFWSDRERLVFSATLRPSIRLVRMLRRVVPSLLASPVGRTVLLAQLSARPWALSRETVLPDVLGLADAPATGAAMDALTKGPTQGGAPAGTVPGRVTIGWGRRDLVTVPRQAARAKALYPDAVLSWFERCGHFPQWDAPHEATRLILEGTR, from the coding sequence GTGCACGGTCTGGGTGCGGGGTGGCGATCGTGGGCTCCCATCCTCGAGGACCTGGCAGAGCATCGAGAGGTGATCGCTGTCGACCTGCCGGGGTTCGGGGCGACGCCGCCGCTGACCGGCGAGGTCTCCATCGCCACCCTCGCCGACTCCGTCGCGGACTTCATCCGGGAGCAGGGTCTCGACGGGGTCGCGACCGTGGGCCAGTCGATGGGCGGTCGCCTGGTGCTCGAGCTCGCGCGGCGGGGCGTCGGCGGCGACACTGTGGCCCTGGACCCTGGGGGCTTCTGGAGCGACCGCGAGCGCCTCGTCTTCAGCGCCACGCTGCGGCCGTCCATCCGGCTCGTCCGGATGCTCCGCAGGGTCGTCCCCTCCCTGCTCGCCAGTCCCGTCGGGAGGACCGTGCTGCTGGCGCAGCTCTCGGCGCGGCCGTGGGCGCTGTCGCGCGAGACCGTGCTGCCGGACGTGCTCGGGCTGGCCGATGCACCGGCGACCGGTGCCGCCATGGACGCCTTGACCAAGGGGCCCACGCAGGGCGGCGCACCGGCAGGCACCGTGCCCGGCCGGGTGACGATCGGGTGGGGGCGCCGTGACCTGGTGACCGTGCCGAGACAGGCGGCACGAGCGAAGGCGCTGTACCCCGACGCGGTCCTCTCCTGGTTCGAACGGTGCGGGCACTTCCCGCAGTGGGACGCACCGCACGAGGCGACCCGGCTGATCCTGGAGGGCACCCGGTGA
- a CDS encoding proline dehydrogenase family protein, with product MSTADSHAVLRHDVERSADTLRGWALDEDLKSRVLSEPTWAAMAGRVARRYTAGDDVASALDAARAVAARGHRVSVEYVGESVRDAAVARAEAAVFVDLATALKAARVASTVSFDLSHIGLLVDPDLAADHVQQIATAAAPGTVLMISAEGSDRTDAVLDLYDSLADAGLPVGVTLQARLHRTPDDLPRVLAHPGPVRLVKGAFLEDDSTAHRRGTPALTDAYLSLAGSIMEADHALAVATHDPELLTALDAAHGERLRSGNVEVEMLMGLGTDLLDQLLAIGYHTREYVVFGPHWWLYVLNRIAEDPARVITALADLAT from the coding sequence ATGAGCACCGCCGACAGCCACGCGGTCCTGCGGCACGACGTCGAACGCTCGGCCGACACGCTGCGTGGGTGGGCTCTTGACGAGGACCTGAAGAGCCGGGTGCTCTCGGAGCCCACCTGGGCCGCCATGGCCGGTCGAGTCGCCCGGCGCTACACGGCAGGGGATGACGTCGCATCAGCCCTCGACGCCGCCCGGGCGGTCGCGGCACGCGGCCACCGGGTGAGCGTCGAGTACGTCGGTGAGAGTGTGCGCGACGCCGCCGTCGCCCGCGCCGAGGCCGCCGTGTTCGTCGACCTCGCGACCGCCCTGAAGGCAGCCCGTGTCGCGAGCACGGTGTCCTTCGACCTGTCCCACATCGGCCTGCTCGTCGACCCGGACCTCGCCGCCGACCACGTCCAGCAGATCGCCACGGCCGCGGCCCCGGGGACCGTCCTGATGATCTCGGCCGAGGGCTCCGACCGCACCGACGCCGTGCTGGACCTTTACGACTCCCTGGCCGACGCGGGCCTCCCGGTCGGTGTCACGCTGCAGGCCCGCCTACACCGCACCCCGGACGACCTCCCCCGCGTGCTGGCCCACCCCGGTCCCGTCCGGCTCGTCAAGGGAGCCTTCCTCGAGGACGACAGCACCGCACACCGCCGCGGCACCCCCGCCCTGACCGACGCCTACCTGAGCCTCGCCGGGTCCATCATGGAAGCGGACCACGCGCTGGCCGTGGCCACCCACGACCCGGAGCTGCTCACCGCCCTCGACGCCGCCCACGGGGAGCGGCTTCGCTCCGGGAACGTCGAGGTCGAGATGCTCATGGGCCTGGGCACCGACCTCCTCGACCAGCTCCTCGCCATCGGCTACCACACCCGTGAGTACGTCGTCTTCGGCCCGCACTGGTGGCTCTACGTCCTCAACCGCATCGCAGAGGACCCTGCACGCGTCATCACCGCGCTCGCAGACCTCGCCACCTGA
- a CDS encoding helix-turn-helix domain-containing protein has translation MLKDVVAVVYDGVGAFGLGVVSEVFGYDRSDDGLPSYDFAVVAERPGAVRTDTGLQILPEHGLDRMATADLVCVLGWEHGAAMPSEALLQGLRDTVARGGRVMSHCSGAFVVAESGLLDGRTVATHWRNAAELARRYPAVTVDPDVLYVDDDPIFSSAGTAAGIDTCLHLLRREHGAAVANAVARRMVVPPHRDGGQTQFMTAAVPEVDDTSRLRDTLVWAQENLDVDLGVEELASRSLMSSRSFARHFRAATGSSPHAWLLAQRVTRAQHLLETTDLSVDEVARRSGLGTATTLRHHFARRVGTSPQAYRRTFRGGRLAPVG, from the coding sequence GTGCTGAAGGACGTGGTGGCTGTGGTCTACGACGGTGTCGGTGCCTTCGGGCTCGGCGTGGTGTCGGAGGTGTTCGGCTACGACCGCAGCGACGACGGGCTCCCTTCCTACGACTTCGCGGTCGTGGCCGAGCGGCCCGGGGCGGTGCGGACCGACACCGGCCTGCAGATCCTGCCCGAGCACGGGCTGGATCGGATGGCCACGGCGGACCTGGTGTGCGTCCTGGGTTGGGAGCACGGTGCCGCCATGCCGTCGGAGGCGCTGCTGCAGGGCCTGCGCGACACCGTCGCGCGGGGCGGGCGCGTGATGAGCCACTGCAGCGGGGCGTTCGTGGTCGCGGAGTCCGGGCTGTTGGACGGCCGGACGGTGGCGACCCACTGGCGCAACGCGGCCGAGCTGGCCCGTCGCTACCCCGCCGTCACGGTGGACCCCGACGTCCTCTACGTCGACGACGACCCGATCTTCTCCAGCGCCGGCACCGCCGCAGGGATCGACACCTGCCTGCACCTGCTGCGCCGTGAGCACGGCGCCGCGGTGGCCAACGCGGTCGCCCGCCGGATGGTCGTCCCGCCCCACCGCGACGGCGGGCAGACCCAGTTCATGACCGCCGCCGTGCCCGAGGTGGACGACACGTCGCGGCTGCGCGACACCCTCGTCTGGGCGCAGGAGAACCTCGATGTGGACCTCGGCGTCGAGGAGCTCGCGAGCCGGTCGCTCATGTCGAGCCGAAGCTTCGCCCGGCACTTCCGGGCCGCGACGGGCTCCTCACCGCACGCCTGGCTGCTGGCCCAGCGCGTAACCCGCGCGCAGCACCTGCTGGAGACCACAGACCTGTCGGTCGACGAGGTGGCCCGGCGCAGCGGCCTCGGGACCGCCACGACGCTGCGGCACCACTTCGCCCGCCGGGTCGGCACGTCGCCCCAGGCCTACCGGCGCACCTTTCGAGGCGGCCGCCTGGCTCCGGTTGGCTGA
- the galK gene encoding galactokinase, whose product MSADVPRWAPVPDPDDHLAAVLAAFDDAHGGRPDGVWQAPGRVNLVGEHVDYNGGPVLPFAVPHRGLVAVRVRDDGEVHLASRQERATWSGPVASLAPGEVPGWAGYAAGVVWALREAGHDVPGLDVAVDGRVPLGAGLSSSASLTCAVAVAVADLLGLPGADAADGAGRRALADACVRAENDFAGAPTGGMDQAVVLRGRAGHALLLDCTTFDAEHVPVPADAELLVVDTRSHHALVDGRYGGRRATCERAAALLGVDRLADLAPDSPGSPATHPATDPTALDDVLARLPDEELRAAVRHVLTEVGRVRAVAALLREGTLAGTGRQLVASHASMRDDFRISTPELDLVVETAVAAGAHGARMTGGGFGGSAVAVVPPGGIELVAEAVTRAAARAGLTQPQLLRVQPSAPAGRLG is encoded by the coding sequence GTGAGCGCCGACGTCCCGCGGTGGGCGCCCGTCCCGGACCCCGACGATCACCTCGCCGCGGTCCTCGCCGCCTTCGACGACGCCCACGGCGGCCGGCCCGACGGCGTGTGGCAGGCACCCGGTCGCGTCAACCTCGTCGGGGAGCACGTCGACTACAACGGCGGCCCCGTCCTGCCGTTCGCGGTGCCGCACCGCGGTCTCGTCGCGGTCCGGGTGCGCGACGACGGCGAGGTCCACCTCGCCTCCCGGCAGGAGCGCGCGACGTGGTCGGGTCCGGTGGCGTCGCTCGCCCCCGGCGAGGTGCCCGGCTGGGCCGGGTACGCCGCGGGCGTCGTGTGGGCGCTCCGCGAGGCCGGTCACGACGTGCCGGGCCTCGACGTGGCCGTCGACGGCCGGGTGCCGCTCGGTGCGGGCCTGTCGTCGTCGGCCTCGCTCACGTGCGCGGTCGCGGTGGCTGTGGCGGACCTGCTCGGGCTGCCGGGGGCCGACGCGGCGGACGGGGCGGGACGGCGCGCGCTCGCCGACGCGTGCGTCCGCGCCGAGAACGACTTCGCCGGCGCGCCGACCGGTGGCATGGACCAGGCGGTCGTGCTGCGCGGACGCGCCGGGCACGCGCTGCTCCTGGACTGCACGACGTTCGACGCCGAGCACGTGCCCGTGCCGGCCGACGCCGAGCTGCTCGTGGTCGACACCCGCAGCCACCACGCGCTCGTCGACGGCCGCTACGGCGGGCGTCGCGCCACGTGCGAGCGCGCGGCCGCGCTGCTCGGCGTCGACCGGCTCGCCGACCTCGCGCCGGACTCCCCCGGCAGCCCCGCCACGCACCCCGCCACCGACCCCACTGCCCTGGACGACGTGCTCGCCCGGCTGCCCGACGAGGAGCTGCGCGCCGCGGTGCGGCACGTGCTCACCGAGGTCGGGCGGGTGCGCGCGGTCGCGGCGCTGCTGCGCGAGGGCACTCTCGCCGGCACCGGGCGGCAGCTCGTCGCCTCGCACGCCTCCATGCGCGACGACTTCCGCATCTCCACCCCCGAGCTCGACCTCGTCGTCGAGACGGCCGTCGCCGCCGGGGCCCACGGCGCACGGATGACCGGTGGCGGCTTCGGCGGCTCGGCCGTCGCGGTCGTGCCGCCCGGCGGTATCGAGCTCGTCGCCGAAGCCGTCACACGAGCGGCGGCACGCGCCGGGCTTACGCAGCCCCAGCTGCTGAGGGTGCAGCCGTCGGCGCCGGCCGGGCGGCTCGGGTAG
- the galT gene encoding galactose-1-phosphate uridylyltransferase — MSTHHLDPATSLTGHRVHRSRVRLADGRDLFYFDDTEPWVSGAVRDGEDTRDLPPLGPSARMRRDPLTGEWVPLASHRMNRTHLPPREACPLCPTQPGGHPSEVPAADYDVVVFENRFPSLNPRDPGPDSLVDGEGLWPERAAAGRCEVVCFTSDHESTFAELPVARVRTVVEAWADRTAELSRLPHVRSVFCFENRGREIGVTLTHPHGQVYAYPYVPPRSAQHVARAAEHHAATGRDLLGDVLAAERRSARRVVLSGEHWTAFVPAAARWPVEVHLVPHRHVLDLSGLGGAERDELAVLYRRLLRLLDGFFVDDDGGPITLPYIAGWFAAPFGPEREGDPATLPRLHLQVFSVLRAAGKLKYLAGSESGQGAWVSDTTPERIADRLAEVAGQDGYA, encoded by the coding sequence ATGAGCACGCACCACCTCGACCCGGCCACGTCCCTGACGGGCCACCGCGTCCACCGCAGCCGGGTCCGGCTCGCCGACGGCCGGGACCTCTTCTACTTCGACGACACCGAGCCGTGGGTCTCCGGCGCCGTCCGCGACGGCGAGGACACGCGCGACCTGCCGCCGCTCGGCCCGTCGGCGCGCATGCGACGCGACCCGCTGACCGGTGAGTGGGTGCCGCTCGCCTCGCACCGCATGAACCGGACCCACCTGCCCCCGCGCGAGGCGTGCCCGCTGTGCCCGACGCAGCCGGGCGGTCACCCGAGCGAGGTGCCGGCGGCGGACTACGACGTCGTCGTGTTCGAGAACCGCTTCCCGTCCCTCAACCCGCGCGATCCCGGCCCGGACTCCCTCGTCGACGGGGAGGGGCTGTGGCCCGAGCGCGCGGCGGCGGGGCGCTGCGAGGTCGTGTGCTTCACCAGCGACCACGAGTCCACCTTCGCCGAGCTCCCGGTGGCGCGCGTGCGGACCGTGGTCGAGGCGTGGGCGGACCGGACGGCCGAGCTGTCGCGGCTGCCGCACGTGCGCAGCGTGTTCTGCTTCGAGAACCGCGGCCGCGAGATCGGCGTCACGCTCACCCACCCCCACGGTCAGGTGTACGCCTACCCGTACGTGCCGCCGCGCTCGGCGCAGCACGTCGCCCGGGCCGCCGAGCACCACGCGGCGACCGGGCGCGACCTGCTCGGCGACGTGCTGGCCGCCGAGCGGCGCAGCGCGCGCCGGGTCGTGCTCTCCGGGGAGCACTGGACGGCGTTCGTGCCCGCGGCCGCGCGCTGGCCGGTCGAGGTGCACCTCGTGCCGCACCGCCACGTGCTCGACCTCTCGGGCCTCGGCGGCGCCGAGCGCGACGAGCTCGCGGTGCTGTACCGGCGGCTGCTCCGCCTGCTCGACGGGTTCTTCGTCGACGACGACGGCGGGCCCATCACGCTGCCGTACATCGCCGGGTGGTTCGCGGCGCCGTTCGGGCCCGAGCGCGAGGGAGACCCGGCGACGCTGCCCCGGCTGCACCTGCAGGTGTTCTCGGTCCTGCGGGCCGCGGGCAAGCTGAAGTACCTCGCGGGCTCGGAGTCCGGGCAGGGCGCGTGGGTCTCCGACACCACGCCGGAGCGCATCGCCGACCGCCTCGCCGAGGTCGCCGGGCAGGACGGGTACGCGTGA